The DNA sequence GAACGCGACCTGACCTCCCCCGCCGCTGAAGCGCTCCTCGCCCGCCAGGCCGTGACAGGCGGCGCCGACTGGAAACTCCGCTTCGATCATGGCGGATTCGAGATCGGGGGACATGCGGGGTTCAGCCATCTGCGCGGGTCCGAAGCGGCAATGCTGCGCGTACAGCAAAGCAGCGCGCATTATTTCCAGCGCCCGGACGCAGATCATATCTCCCTCGATACCGCGACCTCGCTGTCGGGATACTCGCTCGGGCTCAGTGTGGAAAAGAACAGTGGTGAGCACTGGCTGTGGGAACTCGGCGGCAGTGCCGAATCCCCCGGCTTCGAGATCAATGATGTGGGACGTCTGCAGGCAGCCGACGATATCGACAGCTGGATGGAAGTGACCTATCGCGAGAACATGCCGAGTGCCCTGCTGCATAATTACAGGTTCGTGTTCACCGGATCGCGGGGATGGAATTTCGGCGGGATAAACCAGTACACCAATCTTGGTCTCAGTGCTGAAGCCACACTCAAGAATTTCTGGAATGCCGCGCTGTATTTCGATTACGGCCTCCGCGCGCTGAGCGACTACCTGACACGGGGTGGACCGCTGATGGAAACCGGCGCGGGTTGGAATGTCGGCTTCAGTCTCAACAACAACTTTGCCGATGATTTCCGCTGGCAGGGATACGCATCGTACTTCTTCGATGAGTTCGATTCGTGGGGATATGACATCGGGGGATGGATCGGACTGCGTACGAGCGGCCGACTGGAAATGACTGTCACACCGGGATACAACCGCAGCGTCAGCACCCGGCAGTTCGTGGGCATTTTCGACAATGGTCCCGCCGCTACCTACGGATCGCGCTATGTCTTTTCCACCATCGACCGTGCAACCCTATACGCGCGCTTCCGCATCAACTACGCCTTCACCCCGGACCTCACACTCGAAGTGTACGCCGAACCTTTCGCCGCATCCGGCAAGTATCTCAGCTTCGGTGAACTGCCGGCCGCCCGCAGCGCGGACCTCGATGTGTACGGCAGCGAAGGCAGCAGCATCCAGAAGGACGAGACCATTGGTTTATACACGGTGACGGATGCACGCGGAAGCTTCGCGTTTCCCGATCCGGATTTCAACGTGCTCTCCTTCCGCAGTAACATAGTGCTTCGATGGGAGTGGATGCGCGGAAGCACGCTCTTCTTTGTCTGGCAGCAGGACCGCTACAACTACGATCGTAAAGGGAACATCATCTCGCCGGTCGACCTGTTCCAGTCATTCGATACCCCGGGTGCGAATTTCATCGCCGTCAAACTCACCTACTGGCTCCCCCTTACCTGAATCGCTTTCCTCCACGTAAAAAAAAGGACATGCAACGCATGCCCTTCGACTGCAAAAGAGCAATGTCATTGCTCTTCTGATAATATCTGCATTTCAGGCGGATCGGTATTGACGATTACTACGGTGTAATTCATGTTGTTCTTCACCTCGAAACGCGCTTCGGGTTCCGCATTTGACGATTGTACCGAGGCGGTCGCCGTCCACCACCCATCCTGCACGGTCATGAAGCCGCTTTCACTCCCACCGGCTATGTCATTCATATTAATGGTGTTTCCCGCATCCGGCTTGAGTTGTACGTTGACCTTGACATCGAGATCATTGCGCACGCGCAGACTGGGATCGTCGTCTGAACACGCAGTGAGAAGAGTGAAGGCGATGAGAACAGTCAACAGGGAATACAGTTTCATACAGTGCTCCTTCTGATTTTGGTTCTGTCCGATGATAGAATCTCCGCAGGTAAAATGCAATGCAAAGCGCGATTCCGTATATTGCCATGTTGCTGTGTACTACAGCGCGCAAAGCCTCATTCCCCCCAACTGTACTCAGGGTTGTTCATGCAGGAAGAAAAGGCAGAAGTAAAAGCCGGCATCCTTCGCGAACTCATTGATCCATTCATCCACATCGCACGTGCACCCCGCGCTCTGTGGGGCATCAATATCACCTACCTTCTCGAAGGGATGTGCTATTTCGGCATTATCGCCCTGCTCGCGATTTATTTCAATGAGAATGTCGGGCTCTCCGACGTTCAGGCGGGCTGGATAGTCGGCGCCTTCACGGGCGGGATCACGCTCGCAATGTTCTTTTTCGGTGAGCTGGCAGACCGCTGGGGCGTGCGTATCACGCTCGCACTGTCATTGCTGCTGATGTTCTTCGGCCGCATACTGCTCTCCGGAGCTGGAATATTCGGCGGTGCGGGCATGTGGTCACCCGTGTTCCTGTCATCCGTTGCCGGGCTCCTCCTCGTCGTCCTGGGCTACGGAATGTATCAGCCGGCCGCGTATACCGGTGTGCGACAGTTCACCACGAAGAAAACCGCTGCCATGGGGTATGCTGCGCTCTACGCACTCATGAATCTTG is a window from the bacterium genome containing:
- a CDS encoding carbohydrate binding family 9 domain-containing protein, with translation MLRNSLITFTFKSLMAGVLLLSPASLRAQSAAPGSDRSVSAYEIKGTDPLIDGKLDEDCWRSAPRTSGFHQREPVEGKPATLRTEVMFCYDDRALYIGAIMYVDDPAEIQSTLSRRDNTGNSARIIISLDTYRDRRTAYTYGVTADGVRFEYYHAEDDEFSRDYSYDPVWEARVQRGEKAWTAELRIPFSQLRFNERDVQIWGLNMNRYVPSRNEDDYWVLVPKNVSGWSSRFGTLEGIRGITPSSRIELTPYAVADLTLRRAEVPGNPYDKSTMWHAATGMDVKMGLGPNLTLDATINPDFGQVEADPADVNLSAYETYYSERRPFFIEGNQLLRGEGPDYFYSRRIGAPAHLTPRAQYHETPTNSTILGAGKISGRLANGLSFGALTAVTEREFVETYDPSTGRYGSEEVDPLSGFGVVRLQQEFGPDASTVGIALTGVERDLTSPAAEALLARQAVTGGADWKLRFDHGGFEIGGHAGFSHLRGSEAAMLRVQQSSAHYFQRPDADHISLDTATSLSGYSLGLSVEKNSGEHWLWELGGSAESPGFEINDVGRLQAADDIDSWMEVTYRENMPSALLHNYRFVFTGSRGWNFGGINQYTNLGLSAEATLKNFWNAALYFDYGLRALSDYLTRGGPLMETGAGWNVGFSLNNNFADDFRWQGYASYFFDEFDSWGYDIGGWIGLRTSGRLEMTVTPGYNRSVSTRQFVGIFDNGPAATYGSRYVFSTIDRATLYARFRINYAFTPDLTLEVYAEPFAASGKYLSFGELPAARSADLDVYGSEGSSIQKDETIGLYTVTDARGSFAFPDPDFNVLSFRSNIVLRWEWMRGSTLFFVWQQDRYNYDRKGNIISPVDLFQSFDTPGANFIAVKLTYWLPLT